DNA sequence from the Thalassotalea sp. 273M-4 genome:
TTAATACCCCTGCAGCCGTTCCAATTGAAAAAGCGACAGCCCCAAGCCCTAAAATACCAAGGGTTTCAACGTTTAAAAATTCATCCGCACTTAACTTAGAGCCAACACCTAAACCTAAAAATATGGTGACGATATTAATCAACTCATTTTGTGCTGTTGCACTTAGTCTGTCGACCACACCACACTCACGCATTAAATTACCTAAACAAAACATCCCAACAAGCGGAGTCGCAGCCGGTAAAAAGAAAATGGTTAACATCAATACCGCCAGTGGAAATAGAATTTTTTCGACTTTATTGACATGACGCAGTTGCTTCATTTCAATTCGACGTTCGCTTTCTGTGGTTAAAGCTTTCATGATGGGGGGCTGAATAATCGGAACCAACGCCATATAAGAATACGCGGCGACGGCAATAGCGCCAAGTAAGTCAGGTGCTAACTTTGAAGCCAGAAATATGGCGGTAGGCCCATCAGCTCCACCAATAATGGCAATTGCAGAAGCGTCTTGTAAGGTAAAATCAAAGCCCGGTATAAAATTTAATGCAATGGCGCCAAAAAGGGTGGCAAAAATACCAAATTGCGCTGCTGCTCCAAGTAACAACATCCTTGGATTGGCGATTAAAGCACCAAAGTCAGTCATCGCTCCGACCCCCATAAATATAAGCAGAGGGAAAATGCCAGTATCAATGCCAACATAGTAGATATAATGAAGGATGCCGCCTAATTCAGAAAAACCGGCTAAAGGTATATTCGTTAAAATCGCACCAAAGCCAATTGGTAAAAGCAACAATGGCTCAAATTTCTTGGCAATGGCCAAATATAATAAGCCTAAGCCAACTAGCATCATAATGATTTGTTCTAATTCAAAATTAGCTAAGCCTGTGGACTGCCACAGAGTCTGTAATGATTCCATTTACTTGTCCCCTACAGACTTAATATCACGTCGCCAACGGCAACGGCATCACCTTCTTTTACTTTAATCGTGGCAATAACACCTGATGCCGTCGCGCGAATCTCTGTTTCCATCT
Encoded proteins:
- a CDS encoding sodium ion-translocating decarboxylase subunit beta — its product is MESLQTLWQSTGLANFELEQIIMMLVGLGLLYLAIAKKFEPLLLLPIGFGAILTNIPLAGFSELGGILHYIYYVGIDTGIFPLLIFMGVGAMTDFGALIANPRMLLLGAAAQFGIFATLFGAIALNFIPGFDFTLQDASAIAIIGGADGPTAIFLASKLAPDLLGAIAVAAYSYMALVPIIQPPIMKALTTESERRIEMKQLRHVNKVEKILFPLAVLMLTIFFLPAATPLVGMFCLGNLMRECGVVDRLSATAQNELINIVTIFLGLGVGSKLSADEFLNVETLGILGLGAVAFSIGTAAGVLMAKVLSRLSTEPINPLIGAAGVSAVPMAARVVNKVGLQANAHNFLLMHAMGPNVAGVLGSAVAAGVLLALVG